The following are encoded together in the Oreochromis aureus strain Israel breed Guangdong linkage group 18, ZZ_aureus, whole genome shotgun sequence genome:
- the LOC116335253 gene encoding WW domain-containing adapter protein with coiled-coil-like isoform X3, translating to MVMYARKPTRVSDGCNDRRDPQSYQTHKSQPKSQATSLHRYDKVRDGSSDPVPPYKMQRRSDESPVSRHGEGTGHGKAKPSHSVRGKNGTSGSPQENSHNNSSHHGTDLHGAQSKPADRDPADDWTEHISSSGKKYYYNCRTEVSQWEKPKDLLEREQRQKDSVKMAANSFPRDMDYRQEALQDKATTKIASVDQSTAANCGHSSSSSSSQSLTPAAAAIGSTPSSMSSSSSSSSSQAPPSAQLPSPALLQDPALLHQLLPALQATLQMNNGSMDVAKLNEAQHSSQSPGSLTSDTSSPRPYVSPRNGTPQSNQKSHLGVHPGSVTSSQTRGSMSSGKPGSASLSQTAEKRPEDPRTLQQRSSQDMLCTGSNASGALLPHAPSSSASHSDTPGSFTPSLAAHFDENLIRHIQGWPSENTEKQAARLREDIHNMGSLYMSEICTEMKNLRSLVRVCEIQATLREQRILFLRQQSKELDKLKNQNSYMV from the exons ATGGTGATGTATGCAAGGAAACCAACAAGAGTCAGCGATGG GTGCAACGACAGAAGGGATCCCCAATCGTATCAG ACCCATAAATCTCAGCCAAAGAGCCAGGCCACCAGCCTTCACCGCTACGACAAGGTGCGCGATGGATCGTCAGATCCTGTGCCCCCTTACAAGATGCAGCGACGCTCAGACGAAAGTCCTGTCAGCAGACACGGAGAAGGCACGGGACATGGCAAGGCGAAACCCTCTCATAGCGTCAGAGGGAAAAACG GGACCAGTGGCTCTCCTCAGGAGAACTCCCACAACAACAGCTCTCACCATGGCACCGACCTGCACGGGGCTCAGAGCAAGCCCGCAGACAGG GACCCAGCAGATGACTGGACAGAGCACATTAGCTCCTCTGGGAAGAAGTACTACTACAACTGTAGAACTGAGGTCTCCCAGTGGGAAAAGCCAAAGGACCTGCTGGAGAG GGAACAACGGCAGAAAGACTCAGTCAAGATGGCAGCAAACAGTTTTCCCAGGGACATGGACTACAGACAAGAGGCCTTGCAGGACAAAGCCACAACAA AAATCGCATCAGTGGATCAGTCCACAGCAGCCAATTGCGGCcattcctcctcttcctcttcctctcagagCCTGACCCCTGCTGCCGCCGCTATAGGCTCCACCCCTTCCAGCATGTCGTCCTCTTCTTCGTCCTCTAGCAGTCAGGCGCCTCCGTCTGCCCAGTTGCCCTCGCCGGCGCTGCTCCAGGACCCGGCGCTCCTGCATCAGCTCCTCCCGGCACTGCAAGCGACTTTGCAGATGAACAACGGCAGCATGGACGTGGCCAAGCTCAACGAGG cCCAGCACTCGAGTCAGTCGCCGGGCTCCCTGACATCCGACACATCGTCGCCGCGGCCGTACGTCTCACCACGGAACGGCACGCCACAGAGCAACCAGAAGTCTCATTTGGGTGTGCATCCTGGCAGCGTCACATCCTCGCAAACCAGG GGCAGCATGTCTTCGGGGAAGCCAGGCTCAGCTTCCTTGTCTCAGACAGCAGAAAAGCGTCCAGAAGACCCCagaactctgcagcagagaag CAGCCAGGACATGTTGTGCACAGGATCAAACGCATCTGGTGCCTTGTTGCCTCACGCCCCGTCCAGCAGTGCGAGCCACTCAGACACCCCTGGCTCCTTCACTCCCAGCCTGGCAGCTCATTTCGATGAAAACCTCATCAGACATATCCAAGGGTGGCCTTCagagaacacagagaaacag GCGGCTCGGTTGCGTGAAGACATCCACAACATGGGCAGCCTGTACATGTCTGAAATCTGCACAGAGATGAAAAATCTTCGGTCTCTGGTCAGAGTGTGTGAAATCCAGGCCACACTGAGGGAGCAGAG AATCTTGTTTCTGAGGCAACAGAGCAAAGAGCTGGACAAGCTGAAGAACCAGAACTCCTACATGGTGTGA
- the LOC116335253 gene encoding WW domain-containing adapter protein with coiled-coil-like isoform X1: MVMYARKPTRVSDGCNDRRDPQSYQTHKSQPKSQATSLHRYDKVRDGSSDPVPPYKMQRRSDESPVSRHGEGTGHGKAKPSHSVRGKNGTSGSPQENSHNNSSHHGTDLHGAQSKPADRDPADDWTEHISSSGKKYYYNCRTEVSQWEKPKDLLEREQRQKDSVKMAANSFPRDMDYRQEALQDKATTKIASVDQSTAANCGHSSSSSSSQSLTPAAAAIGSTPSSMSSSSSSSSSQAPPSAQLPSPALLQDPALLHQLLPALQATLQMNNGSMDVAKLNEVLAAAVTQASLQSVLHKLLTAGPAFNVTALLSAAQHSNQAQHSSQSPGSLTSDTSSPRPYVSPRNGTPQSNQKSHLGVHPGSVTSSQTRGSMSSGKPGSASLSQTAEKRPEDPRTLQQRSSQDMLCTGSNASGALLPHAPSSSASHSDTPGSFTPSLAAHFDENLIRHIQGWPSENTEKQAARLREDIHNMGSLYMSEICTEMKNLRSLVRVCEIQATLREQRILFLRQQSKELDKLKNQNSYMV, translated from the exons ATGGTGATGTATGCAAGGAAACCAACAAGAGTCAGCGATGG GTGCAACGACAGAAGGGATCCCCAATCGTATCAG ACCCATAAATCTCAGCCAAAGAGCCAGGCCACCAGCCTTCACCGCTACGACAAGGTGCGCGATGGATCGTCAGATCCTGTGCCCCCTTACAAGATGCAGCGACGCTCAGACGAAAGTCCTGTCAGCAGACACGGAGAAGGCACGGGACATGGCAAGGCGAAACCCTCTCATAGCGTCAGAGGGAAAAACG GGACCAGTGGCTCTCCTCAGGAGAACTCCCACAACAACAGCTCTCACCATGGCACCGACCTGCACGGGGCTCAGAGCAAGCCCGCAGACAGG GACCCAGCAGATGACTGGACAGAGCACATTAGCTCCTCTGGGAAGAAGTACTACTACAACTGTAGAACTGAGGTCTCCCAGTGGGAAAAGCCAAAGGACCTGCTGGAGAG GGAACAACGGCAGAAAGACTCAGTCAAGATGGCAGCAAACAGTTTTCCCAGGGACATGGACTACAGACAAGAGGCCTTGCAGGACAAAGCCACAACAA AAATCGCATCAGTGGATCAGTCCACAGCAGCCAATTGCGGCcattcctcctcttcctcttcctctcagagCCTGACCCCTGCTGCCGCCGCTATAGGCTCCACCCCTTCCAGCATGTCGTCCTCTTCTTCGTCCTCTAGCAGTCAGGCGCCTCCGTCTGCCCAGTTGCCCTCGCCGGCGCTGCTCCAGGACCCGGCGCTCCTGCATCAGCTCCTCCCGGCACTGCAAGCGACTTTGCAGATGAACAACGGCAGCATGGACGTGGCCAAGCTCAACGAGG TATTGGCAGCTGCTGTCACCCAAGCTTCCTTGCAGTCTGTGCTTCATAAGCTCCTCACTGCTGGACCTGCTTTCAACGTCACTGCTCTGCTCTCAGCTGCTCAGCACTCCAACCAAG cCCAGCACTCGAGTCAGTCGCCGGGCTCCCTGACATCCGACACATCGTCGCCGCGGCCGTACGTCTCACCACGGAACGGCACGCCACAGAGCAACCAGAAGTCTCATTTGGGTGTGCATCCTGGCAGCGTCACATCCTCGCAAACCAGG GGCAGCATGTCTTCGGGGAAGCCAGGCTCAGCTTCCTTGTCTCAGACAGCAGAAAAGCGTCCAGAAGACCCCagaactctgcagcagagaag CAGCCAGGACATGTTGTGCACAGGATCAAACGCATCTGGTGCCTTGTTGCCTCACGCCCCGTCCAGCAGTGCGAGCCACTCAGACACCCCTGGCTCCTTCACTCCCAGCCTGGCAGCTCATTTCGATGAAAACCTCATCAGACATATCCAAGGGTGGCCTTCagagaacacagagaaacag GCGGCTCGGTTGCGTGAAGACATCCACAACATGGGCAGCCTGTACATGTCTGAAATCTGCACAGAGATGAAAAATCTTCGGTCTCTGGTCAGAGTGTGTGAAATCCAGGCCACACTGAGGGAGCAGAG AATCTTGTTTCTGAGGCAACAGAGCAAAGAGCTGGACAAGCTGAAGAACCAGAACTCCTACATGGTGTGA
- the LOC116335253 gene encoding WW domain-containing adapter protein with coiled-coil-like isoform X2 has product MVMYARKPTRVSDGCNDRRDPQSYQTHKSQPKSQATSLHRYDKVRDGSSDPVPPYKMQRRSDESPVSRHGEGTGHGKAKPSHSVRGKNGTSGSPQENSHNNSSHHGTDLHGAQSKPADRDPADDWTEHISSSGKKYYYNCRTEVSQWEKPKDLLEREQRQKDSVKMAANSFPRDMDYRQEALQDKATTKIASVDQSTAANCGHSSSSSSSQSLTPAAAAIGSTPSSMSSSSSSSSSQAPPSAQLPSPALLQDPALLHQLLPALQATLQMNNGSMDVAKLNEVLAAAVTQASLQSVLHKLLTAGPAFNVTALLSAAQHSNQAQHSSQSPGSLTSDTSSPRPYVSPRNGTPQSNQKSHLGVHPGSVTSSQTRGSMSSGKPGSASLSQTAEKRPEDPRTLQQRSQDMLCTGSNASGALLPHAPSSSASHSDTPGSFTPSLAAHFDENLIRHIQGWPSENTEKQAARLREDIHNMGSLYMSEICTEMKNLRSLVRVCEIQATLREQRILFLRQQSKELDKLKNQNSYMV; this is encoded by the exons ATGGTGATGTATGCAAGGAAACCAACAAGAGTCAGCGATGG GTGCAACGACAGAAGGGATCCCCAATCGTATCAG ACCCATAAATCTCAGCCAAAGAGCCAGGCCACCAGCCTTCACCGCTACGACAAGGTGCGCGATGGATCGTCAGATCCTGTGCCCCCTTACAAGATGCAGCGACGCTCAGACGAAAGTCCTGTCAGCAGACACGGAGAAGGCACGGGACATGGCAAGGCGAAACCCTCTCATAGCGTCAGAGGGAAAAACG GGACCAGTGGCTCTCCTCAGGAGAACTCCCACAACAACAGCTCTCACCATGGCACCGACCTGCACGGGGCTCAGAGCAAGCCCGCAGACAGG GACCCAGCAGATGACTGGACAGAGCACATTAGCTCCTCTGGGAAGAAGTACTACTACAACTGTAGAACTGAGGTCTCCCAGTGGGAAAAGCCAAAGGACCTGCTGGAGAG GGAACAACGGCAGAAAGACTCAGTCAAGATGGCAGCAAACAGTTTTCCCAGGGACATGGACTACAGACAAGAGGCCTTGCAGGACAAAGCCACAACAA AAATCGCATCAGTGGATCAGTCCACAGCAGCCAATTGCGGCcattcctcctcttcctcttcctctcagagCCTGACCCCTGCTGCCGCCGCTATAGGCTCCACCCCTTCCAGCATGTCGTCCTCTTCTTCGTCCTCTAGCAGTCAGGCGCCTCCGTCTGCCCAGTTGCCCTCGCCGGCGCTGCTCCAGGACCCGGCGCTCCTGCATCAGCTCCTCCCGGCACTGCAAGCGACTTTGCAGATGAACAACGGCAGCATGGACGTGGCCAAGCTCAACGAGG TATTGGCAGCTGCTGTCACCCAAGCTTCCTTGCAGTCTGTGCTTCATAAGCTCCTCACTGCTGGACCTGCTTTCAACGTCACTGCTCTGCTCTCAGCTGCTCAGCACTCCAACCAAG cCCAGCACTCGAGTCAGTCGCCGGGCTCCCTGACATCCGACACATCGTCGCCGCGGCCGTACGTCTCACCACGGAACGGCACGCCACAGAGCAACCAGAAGTCTCATTTGGGTGTGCATCCTGGCAGCGTCACATCCTCGCAAACCAGG GGCAGCATGTCTTCGGGGAAGCCAGGCTCAGCTTCCTTGTCTCAGACAGCAGAAAAGCGTCCAGAAGACCCCagaactctgcagcagagaag CCAGGACATGTTGTGCACAGGATCAAACGCATCTGGTGCCTTGTTGCCTCACGCCCCGTCCAGCAGTGCGAGCCACTCAGACACCCCTGGCTCCTTCACTCCCAGCCTGGCAGCTCATTTCGATGAAAACCTCATCAGACATATCCAAGGGTGGCCTTCagagaacacagagaaacag GCGGCTCGGTTGCGTGAAGACATCCACAACATGGGCAGCCTGTACATGTCTGAAATCTGCACAGAGATGAAAAATCTTCGGTCTCTGGTCAGAGTGTGTGAAATCCAGGCCACACTGAGGGAGCAGAG AATCTTGTTTCTGAGGCAACAGAGCAAAGAGCTGGACAAGCTGAAGAACCAGAACTCCTACATGGTGTGA